The sequence below is a genomic window from Zhongshania aliphaticivorans.
CGGGTGTGTGAATCTGAAGTGGCTCAGGCTGAGGCGATTATCGCCCAGTTTGGTTTGACTGGAGCACGGCGTCAGGAAGCAATTACTTTATTTAAAGAAGGCAGCGCCGACGAGTTTGAATTAGAACCACAAATATCCGACTTTATGTTGGTGGCGAGAACTCAGCCCTTGCTGCGGCAAATGTTGTTGGAAGCCTTGTTGACAATGGCTTTGGCCGACGGGGAAGTTGACTCAGCGGAAAAAGCTATTTTATTGCGGGTTGCAGGCTATATCGGCGTGTCAGCTCGAGACTTTCAGCGCTTACTGGATATGGCGATGGCCCAGCGCCAGTTCCACGGTCGTGGCGCTGGTGGCCAGCAATCAGCGCGCAGCAGTGCCAGTGAATTACAGGCGGCTTACAAGGCGATTGGCGTAACAGAGGCAATGACTGACGCCGAAATAAAGCGCGCCTACCGAAAATTGATGAGCCAGCACCACCCTGATAAATTGATTGCCAAAGGTGTGCCGGAAGATATGATGAAAATTGCGACTGAAAAAGCCCAAGAGATCCAGGCGGCTTATGAGCTGATTAAAGACAGCCGCAAGCGCTAGTGACAAGACGATGCGCAGCTAGCGTAGCTGCGCATCACACACTGATATTTAAGCTTGGGCCGCGAGTGGGCTAACATTGCTGGGGCTAGCGTCGCTGTCGATTTCACTCAGCGCTTCTACCCTACCTTTACAAGCTTGCATTACCGCCTCTTTGTTTTTAGACAGGAAAATACCAAACTCTTCCGCCTGGGCCTCGTCGACACTCGGTATATGCTGCTGCAACAAGGCGGCAAAACCCTCTGCCAATTCCAGCATTTTGTCATAGGCGTCAGCGTCTTTTTTGTTGTCAAACATACTATTGTCCCTATCACACATCCACTTCGCTACTACCGCCATACTCCACCTCGTTTACTTGTTGAACGGTATTTATCGGTTACTTGGTACTGTATATAAATACAGCTATTGATGCAAGTGCGGCGAATTTACCAGCGCGGTCGCGGAGCTTATACATGCTTGCTATGCTGCATTTCGCTATAGCGTTTTGCCCAGTCTAAAAAATCATCGGCGGCTAAGGCGGGAGAATACAGGTAGCCCTGGACCATATCGCAATGCCGCTCGCGAAGAATACGGCGTTGATTTAAATTTTCGACCCCCTCAGCAATCACTCGCATACCAAAACTGTGAGCCATCGCGATAATGGCGTTAGTCAGGGTAATACTGTCTTGGCAGTTATCAATG
It includes:
- the djlA gene encoding co-chaperone DjlA, with translation MAKFIGAFLGFLMGGPLFALLGFGVGVMFDRGLKQAMGFNYGAERERIQGVLFETVFRVMGHVAKADGRVCESEVAQAEAIIAQFGLTGARRQEAITLFKEGSADEFELEPQISDFMLVARTQPLLRQMLLEALLTMALADGEVDSAEKAILLRVAGYIGVSARDFQRLLDMAMAQRQFHGRGAGGQQSARSSASELQAAYKAIGVTEAMTDAEIKRAYRKLMSQHHPDKLIAKGVPEDMMKIATEKAQEIQAAYELIKDSRKR
- a CDS encoding YebG family protein, which encodes MFDNKKDADAYDKMLELAEGFAALLQQHIPSVDEAQAEEFGIFLSKNKEAVMQACKGRVEALSEIDSDASPSNVSPLAAQA